The Azospirillum baldaniorum genome segment GACAGCGACCGGGATCGCCTGCAGACGGCGCTGCGCTCCGCCGGCTTCTATGACGCGGTTCTCGACATCCGGGTGGACGCGGCCAGGACCCCGGCCAAGGTGACCGTGGCGGTGACGCCCGGCACGCCCTACCGCTTCAAGACCATCAGCATCGTCTCCACCGACGGCGCGCCGCTGCCGGGCGGCGACGTGACCCCCCGCGACATCGGCCTGCCGGTGGGGGAGCGGGCGCGCGCGCCGCAGGTGGTGGACGCCCAGTCCGCGCTGCTGCGCCGGATGACCGACCGCGGCCACCCCTTCGCCACCGTCGCCGAGCGGCGGGTCGTGGTCGACCACGACGACCACAGCATGGACGTCACCTTTTCGGTGGACCCCGGCCCGCTGGTGATGTTCGGCGACACCAAGATCGACGGGCTGGCCAGTGTCGACGAGGGGCTGATCCGCGGGCGCCTGCCCTGGAAGCAGGGCGACATCTACAGCCCGGCCAAGGTCGACCGGGCGCGCCAGCAGATCGCCCAGCTCGACGTGTTCGACACCGTGCGGGTGCGGCTGGCCGAGGAGCCGGGGCCGGGCGGCGTCACGCCGGTGGACGTGACCCTGGCCGAAAAGCTGCACCGCTTCATCGGGGCCAGCGCCTTCTACTCGTCGGAGGATGGCGTGGGCGGCTCGGCCTATTGGGGCCACCGCAACCTGTTCGGCGGGGCGGAGCGGCTGCGGCTGGGTGTGGAGGTCGGGCGGATCGGCGGCGACAACGGCGCCGCGCAGGGGCCGCGCGGCAGCCTGGACCTGCCGGACATCCGGCTGTCCGCCAACTTCCGCAAGCCCGATTTCCTGGCGCCGCGCCAGTCGCTGATCCTGGATTTCCAGGTCGCGTCGGAGCAGCCGCCGGCCTACGACCGGGTCGCCACCATCGGCTCGGCCTCGCTGGAGCGGCAGGTGACCGACCAGCTTAAGGTCTCCTACGGCGTGTCGGGGGAGCGCGGGCGGGTGCGTTCCAACTTGCGGGAGTACCAGACCGGCTTCATCGGCGTGCCGCTGGGCATCGCTTGGGACGGCTCGGACAATCTGCTGAATCCGTCCAGGGGCTACCGCGCCTCGCTGCTCGCCACCCCCTGGTTCCCCTACGCCGGGGATACGGACTCGATCTTCACCAGTTTCCAGATCAACGCGTCGGCCTACCGCGATCTGTCCGACAACGGACGCTACGTCGCGGCGGCGCGCATCGGCGTTGGCAGCACGGTGGGAGCCTCCCTGGACCAGGTTCCGCCGGACCACCGCTTCTATGCGGGCGGCGGCGGGTCGGTGCGTGGCTACGGCTTCCAGAAGGCCGGGCCGCGCGACAT includes the following:
- a CDS encoding autotransporter assembly complex protein TamA — encoded protein: MTSRVSASRLAVILLSSALVAVPGDPLRAQDPAPDTVQEAAPPPAAQDGSGQDDPTPNAPGPQIPYEVEFTGMEDDELRDLLRDSSSLVSLKNDPPPSVLGLERRADSDRDRLQTALRSAGFYDAVLDIRVDAARTPAKVTVAVTPGTPYRFKTISIVSTDGAPLPGGDVTPRDIGLPVGERARAPQVVDAQSALLRRMTDRGHPFATVAERRVVVDHDDHSMDVTFSVDPGPLVMFGDTKIDGLASVDEGLIRGRLPWKQGDIYSPAKVDRARQQIAQLDVFDTVRVRLAEEPGPGGVTPVDVTLAEKLHRFIGASAFYSSEDGVGGSAYWGHRNLFGGAERLRLGVEVGRIGGDNGAAQGPRGSLDLPDIRLSANFRKPDFLAPRQSLILDFQVASEQPPAYDRVATIGSASLERQVTDQLKVSYGVSGERGRVRSNLREYQTGFIGVPLGIAWDGSDNLLNPSRGYRASLLATPWFPYAGDTDSIFTSFQINASAYRDLSDNGRYVAAARIGVGSTVGASLDQVPPDHRFYAGGGGSVRGYGFQKAGPRDIYGDPTGGRSLFEAGLELRVKVTETVGIVPFVDAGTVFDSAFPDFKEPLKVGAGIGARYYTDFGPLRADVAFPLNADSGDAKWQLYLSLGQAF